In a single window of the Micromonospora sp. WMMD1155 genome:
- a CDS encoding response regulator transcription factor, whose product MASVLLVEDDHVVRGAMLRSLTDRGHAVHAVGTALDALRRVAAETPDLVVLDLGLPDLDGSDALRMLRGITDVPIIIATARDDEQSVVKLLRAGADDYMVKPFTGAHLDARITTVLRRAGRASRAVQPAVHSVGGLRVDVGERSAQLDGEPLALTRKEFDLLAYLAARPGRVVSRRELLEEVWRQPSVGEDQTIDVHLYWLRRKMGESAAKPRYLRTVRGVGFRLVAPD is encoded by the coding sequence GTGGCCTCCGTGCTCCTGGTCGAAGACGATCACGTCGTACGCGGCGCGATGCTGCGGTCCCTCACCGACCGGGGGCATGCCGTGCACGCCGTCGGTACGGCGTTGGACGCGCTGCGTCGGGTCGCCGCGGAGACACCCGACCTGGTGGTCCTGGACCTGGGCCTGCCGGACCTGGACGGCTCGGACGCGCTGCGGATGCTGCGCGGCATCACCGATGTCCCGATCATCATCGCGACGGCCCGCGACGACGAGCAGTCGGTCGTCAAACTGCTGCGCGCCGGTGCCGACGACTACATGGTCAAGCCGTTCACCGGGGCGCACCTGGACGCGCGGATCACCACGGTGCTGCGCCGGGCCGGGCGGGCCAGCCGGGCGGTGCAGCCGGCGGTGCACAGCGTCGGCGGGCTGCGGGTGGACGTGGGCGAGCGCAGCGCCCAGCTCGACGGGGAGCCACTGGCGCTGACCCGCAAGGAATTCGACCTGCTGGCGTATCTCGCCGCGCGACCTGGGCGGGTAGTGTCCCGCCGGGAACTCTTGGAGGAGGTATGGCGGCAGCCATCGGTCGGCGAGGACCAGACAATCGACGTTCACCTGTACTGGCTGCGCAGAAAGATGGGCGAGTCCGCGGCGAAGCCGCGCTACCTGCGCACCGTGCGGGGGGTCGGGTTCCGGCTGGTGGCGCCGGACTGA
- a CDS encoding DUF1775 domain-containing protein, with translation MASTHGGERRRRIAAVTALTAAGLLFWSGTADAADVTTTPTEVRQGDAVRLEFTVPEERAGTKTKQIEIRLPADAPIAEVYPMSVDGWAPRLSSRTLDKPLAGIHSSGVSTVTTAVTWVRVGEGGPGPARLALSMGPMPQAERLTFEVVQTYADGTAVRWADATGPHRAPVLTLLPALPGAGPAAHGGGHGAPAAGAPADPGSGVDGGPADRAGGADEESGSADGMLAAGLLAGLGGGAAIGWLISRWRRRDPNEAAALAEVTGNTDELPTLAEVTGRTAETATPAEAVPASR, from the coding sequence ATGGCGAGCACGCACGGCGGCGAGCGTCGACGGCGGATCGCGGCGGTGACCGCGCTGACCGCCGCCGGGCTGCTGTTCTGGTCCGGCACGGCGGACGCGGCGGACGTGACGACCACCCCGACCGAGGTTCGGCAGGGCGACGCCGTACGCCTCGAGTTCACCGTGCCGGAGGAGCGCGCCGGCACGAAGACCAAGCAGATCGAGATCCGGTTGCCGGCCGACGCGCCGATCGCCGAGGTCTACCCGATGTCGGTGGACGGTTGGGCGCCCCGGCTCAGCTCCCGCACCCTCGACAAGCCGCTGGCCGGAATCCACTCCTCCGGGGTGAGCACGGTGACCACGGCGGTGACCTGGGTCCGGGTCGGCGAGGGCGGCCCCGGTCCGGCCCGCCTGGCGCTGTCCATGGGACCGATGCCGCAGGCGGAGCGGCTCACCTTCGAGGTGGTCCAGACGTACGCCGACGGCACGGCCGTCCGGTGGGCGGACGCCACGGGCCCGCACCGGGCCCCGGTGCTGACCCTGCTGCCGGCGCTCCCCGGCGCCGGACCGGCCGCCCACGGCGGGGGCCACGGCGCCCCGGCCGCCGGTGCGCCCGCCGATCCGGGTAGCGGTGTCGACGGCGGCCCGGCGGATCGTGCGGGCGGCGCCGACGAGGAGTCCGGCAGCGCCGACGGGATGCTGGCCGCCGGCCTGCTCGCCGGGCTCGGCGGCGGCGCGGCCATCGGTTGGCTGATCAGCCGCTGGCGTCGGCGCGACCCGAACGAGGCCGCCGCACTCGCCGAGGTGACCGGGAACACGGACGAACTCCCCACCCTCGCCGAGGTCACCGGCCGCACCGCCGAGACCGCGACCCCGGCGGAGGCGGTGCCTGCTTCTCGTTGA
- a CDS encoding ADP-ribosylglycohydrolase family protein produces MFFTLFVDARLALARDSLAGLSTGDALGERSASSASVDLAEGALPPAPWRWTDDTEMACSVLAALVDGGDIDRDRLALAFAERRDPRRGYGDGATEILRLIHGGTPWPLAAASAFDGQGSCGNGAAMRVGPLGAYFADSTARAAAQARASAEVTHAHPEGIAGAVAVAVAAALAARSRLDGHRPAPERLLAGIAAALDPGTEVHRSVNRAAGLLGRPLTSVVAALGNGSRMTAQDTVGFTLWVAATHLDDYPAAIRTCVRAGGDVDTTAAIAGSVVAAHTGVGTPGGVPEPWLAAREPLPPWAP; encoded by the coding sequence ATGTTCTTCACGCTGTTCGTCGATGCCCGCCTGGCGCTCGCCCGGGACAGCCTCGCCGGTCTCTCCACCGGTGACGCGCTCGGCGAACGGTCCGCGTCGTCGGCGTCCGTCGATCTCGCCGAGGGCGCACTGCCGCCGGCTCCCTGGCGGTGGACCGACGACACCGAGATGGCCTGCTCGGTCCTCGCCGCCCTGGTCGACGGCGGCGACATCGACCGGGACCGGCTGGCCCTGGCCTTCGCCGAACGTCGCGACCCCCGCCGGGGCTACGGCGACGGCGCCACGGAGATCCTGCGGCTGATCCACGGCGGCACCCCATGGCCGTTGGCCGCCGCCTCCGCCTTCGACGGGCAGGGCTCCTGCGGCAACGGCGCGGCGATGCGGGTCGGCCCGCTGGGCGCGTACTTCGCCGACTCGACAGCCCGAGCCGCCGCGCAGGCCCGCGCCTCGGCCGAGGTGACGCACGCGCACCCGGAGGGCATCGCGGGGGCGGTCGCGGTCGCCGTCGCCGCCGCGCTGGCCGCCCGGTCCCGCCTCGACGGGCACCGGCCGGCCCCGGAGCGGCTGCTCGCCGGGATCGCCGCCGCGCTCGATCCGGGCACCGAGGTGCACCGGAGCGTGAACCGGGCCGCCGGGCTGCTCGGCCGGCCACTGACCAGCGTGGTGGCGGCGCTGGGCAACGGCTCCCGGATGACCGCCCAGGACACCGTCGGCTTCACCCTCTGGGTGGCCGCCACCCACCTCGACGACTACCCGGCGGCGATCCGGACGTGCGTACGGGCCGGCGGTGACGTGGACACCACGGCCGCCATCGCCGGTTCGGTGGTGGCTGCCCACACCGGCGTCGGCACCCCGGGCGGCGTGCCCGAGCCGTGGCTGGCCGCCCGCGAACCACTACCGCCCTGGGCGCCCTGA
- the thrS gene encoding threonine--tRNA ligase yields MSAPRTPAVADPVVVAAGTTAADAVAAAGLPANGPKAIVVVRDPEGQLRDLDWAPAEETVVEPVSLDSPDGLNVLRHSTAHVLAQAVQDVFPEAKLGIGPPIENGFYYDFDVDKPFQPDDLSKLEKRMQEIIKSGQRFRRRRFGSLDEARSELADEPFKLELIEVKGEGLDTDEVMEVGGGELTIYDNLDAKEDKVCWSDLCRGPHLPTTRLIGAFKLMRSAAAYWRGSEKNPQLQRVYGTAWPTRDELKAYLKLLEEAARRDHRKLGADLDLFSFPDEIGSGLAVFHPKGGIIRREMENYSRQRHEAAGYEFVNTPHITKAQLFQTSGHLPYYADTMFPPMQLEGADYYLKAMNCPMHNLIFRSRGRSYRELPLRMFEFGTVYRYEKSGVVHGLTRVRGLTQDDSHIYCTREQMAGELSTLLSFVLDLLRDYGLDDFYLELSTRDDSPKFIGADEDWEEATEALRTAAATSGLELVPDPGGAAFYGPKISVQARDAIGRTWQMSTIQVDFNQPERFGLEYQAADGSRQRPVMIHRALFGSIERFFGVLTEHYAGAFPAWLAPVQVVGIPIREDHTDYLHGFVAALRAEGVRAQVDAGDDRMQKKIRTAQQQKIPFMVIAGDDDVAAGTVSFRYRDGSQRNGVPVAEAVTHILDVVGSRTNIGPSAAAE; encoded by the coding sequence GTGTCCGCACCCCGTACCCCCGCCGTGGCCGACCCCGTCGTCGTCGCCGCCGGGACGACGGCGGCCGACGCGGTGGCCGCGGCCGGACTGCCCGCGAACGGCCCCAAGGCGATCGTCGTGGTCCGCGACCCGGAGGGTCAGCTGCGTGACCTGGACTGGGCGCCGGCCGAGGAGACCGTCGTCGAGCCGGTCAGCCTGGACTCGCCCGACGGGCTCAACGTGCTTCGCCACTCCACCGCGCACGTCCTCGCCCAGGCCGTGCAGGACGTCTTCCCCGAGGCCAAGCTGGGCATCGGCCCGCCCATCGAGAACGGCTTCTACTACGACTTCGACGTCGACAAGCCGTTCCAGCCCGATGACCTCAGCAAGCTCGAGAAGCGCATGCAGGAGATCATCAAGTCCGGGCAGCGGTTCCGCCGCCGCCGCTTCGGCAGCCTGGACGAGGCGCGCTCCGAGCTGGCCGACGAGCCGTTCAAGCTGGAGCTGATCGAGGTCAAGGGCGAGGGCCTGGACACCGACGAGGTCATGGAGGTGGGCGGCGGCGAGCTGACCATCTACGACAACCTCGACGCCAAGGAGGACAAGGTCTGCTGGTCGGACCTGTGCCGGGGCCCGCACCTGCCGACCACCCGCCTGATCGGCGCGTTCAAGCTGATGCGGTCCGCCGCCGCCTACTGGCGGGGGTCGGAGAAGAACCCCCAACTACAGCGGGTGTACGGCACCGCGTGGCCGACCCGGGACGAGCTCAAGGCGTACCTCAAGTTGTTGGAGGAGGCCGCCCGGCGCGACCACCGCAAGCTCGGCGCGGACCTCGACCTGTTCAGCTTCCCCGACGAGATCGGCTCCGGCCTGGCGGTCTTCCACCCCAAGGGCGGGATCATCCGGCGGGAGATGGAGAACTACTCCCGGCAGCGGCACGAGGCCGCCGGGTACGAGTTCGTCAACACCCCGCACATCACCAAGGCGCAGCTGTTCCAGACCTCCGGTCACCTGCCGTACTACGCGGACACCATGTTCCCGCCCATGCAGCTGGAGGGCGCTGACTACTACCTCAAGGCGATGAACTGCCCGATGCACAACCTGATCTTCAGGTCGCGCGGGCGGTCGTACCGTGAGCTGCCGCTGCGGATGTTCGAGTTCGGCACCGTCTACCGGTACGAGAAGTCCGGCGTCGTGCACGGCCTCACCCGGGTCCGGGGTCTCACCCAGGACGACTCGCACATCTACTGCACCCGCGAGCAGATGGCCGGTGAGCTGTCCACGCTGCTCAGCTTCGTGTTGGACCTGCTGCGTGACTACGGCCTGGACGACTTCTACCTGGAGTTGTCGACCCGGGACGACTCGCCCAAGTTCATCGGTGCCGACGAGGACTGGGAGGAGGCCACCGAGGCGCTGCGGACCGCCGCCGCGACCTCCGGCCTGGAGTTGGTGCCCGACCCGGGCGGCGCGGCGTTCTACGGGCCGAAGATCTCCGTTCAGGCCCGCGACGCGATCGGCCGGACCTGGCAGATGTCCACCATCCAGGTCGACTTCAACCAGCCGGAGCGCTTCGGGTTGGAGTACCAGGCCGCCGACGGCAGCCGCCAGCGACCCGTCATGATCCACCGGGCGTTGTTCGGGTCGATCGAGCGGTTCTTCGGGGTGCTCACCGAGCACTACGCCGGGGCGTTCCCGGCCTGGCTGGCGCCGGTGCAGGTGGTGGGTATCCCGATCCGCGAGGACCACACCGACTACCTGCACGGTTTCGTGGCGGCGCTGCGCGCCGAGGGTGTCCGCGCCCAGGTGGACGCGGGTGACGACCGGATGCAGAAGAAGATCCGTACGGCGCAGCAGCAGAAGATCCCGTTCATGGTCATCGCCGGCGACGACGACGTGGCCGCCGGGACGGTCTCCTTCCGCTACCGCGACGGCTCGCAGCGCAACGGCGTACCGGTCGCCGAGGCGGTGACCCACATCCTCGACGTGGTCGGCTCCCGCACCAACATCGGTCCGTCCGCCGCCGCAGAGTAA
- a CDS encoding adenosine deaminase, which translates to MTDLTTFIAGLPKVELHVHHVGSASPRIVAELAARHEGRTPVPADPEALASYFEFRDFAHFIEVYLSVVDLIRDPEDVWILTHEVARELARQQVRYAELTITPYSHVRRGIPAPAFCEAIEDARRRALADFGLDLRWCFDIPGEAGLPAAEETLRIALDERPDGLVSFGLGGPEIGVPRPQFRPYFDQARAAGLHSVPHAGETTGPQTIWDALNELGAERIGHGISAAQDPKLLTYLAERQIGMEICPTSNVRTRAVADLDEHPLRQLVDAGLLVTINSDDPPMFGTTLNDEYAVAARLLGADREGLAGLARNAVSASFLDAAGKQRITAEIEAYVATAR; encoded by the coding sequence GTGACCGATCTGACCACCTTCATCGCCGGCCTGCCCAAGGTGGAGCTGCACGTGCACCACGTCGGCTCCGCCTCGCCCCGGATCGTCGCGGAACTGGCCGCCCGCCACGAGGGGCGCACCCCCGTGCCGGCCGACCCCGAGGCGCTCGCCTCCTACTTCGAGTTCCGCGACTTCGCGCACTTCATCGAGGTGTACCTGAGCGTGGTGGACCTCATCCGGGACCCGGAGGACGTCTGGATACTCACCCACGAGGTGGCCCGGGAGCTGGCCCGCCAACAGGTCCGCTACGCGGAGCTGACCATCACCCCGTACTCGCACGTGCGACGGGGCATCCCCGCGCCGGCCTTCTGCGAGGCCATCGAGGACGCCCGCCGGCGCGCCCTCGCCGACTTCGGCCTCGACCTGCGCTGGTGCTTCGACATCCCCGGCGAGGCGGGTCTGCCCGCCGCCGAGGAGACGCTGCGCATCGCCCTGGACGAGCGCCCCGACGGGCTGGTCAGCTTCGGCCTGGGTGGCCCCGAGATCGGCGTACCCCGGCCGCAGTTCCGGCCCTACTTCGACCAGGCCCGCGCGGCCGGTCTGCACTCCGTCCCGCACGCCGGGGAGACCACCGGGCCGCAGACGATCTGGGACGCGCTGAACGAGCTGGGCGCCGAGCGCATCGGGCACGGCATCTCCGCCGCCCAGGACCCGAAGCTGCTGACCTACCTGGCCGAGCGGCAGATCGGGATGGAGATCTGCCCGACGTCCAACGTACGGACCCGGGCGGTCGCCGACCTCGACGAGCACCCGCTGCGCCAGCTCGTGGACGCCGGGCTGCTGGTCACCATCAACTCCGACGACCCGCCGATGTTCGGCACCACCCTCAACGACGAGTACGCGGTGGCGGCCCGACTCCTCGGGGCCGACCGCGAGGGCCTGGCCGGGCTGGCCCGCAACGCGGTGAGCGCATCCTTCCTCGACGCCGCCGGCAAGCAGCGGATCACCGCCGAGATCGAGGCGTACGTCGCCACCGCGCGCTGA
- a CDS encoding HAMP domain-containing sensor histidine kinase, whose translation MCSLVALAFLIPLGLSLREQSRDEAIADAARRSALVTGALAVSTDPAVVERAVVASAEGAPTRPVVHGLGLDESAGRAGGGDLDRARADKRSLVVDVDGGVVRLDPVVLGDRTAVVEVFLPDSTLGEGGGTWLLLFAVGAAMVGAAVLVVDRVAARAVDATRGLVKAALSVGDGDAGVRVEPTGPRELAEAGYAFNRMADRLDAARTDERELVADLSHRLRTPLTVLRLDAEALESDDTSVGSFSPAELDRLRGIRRIRQAIVTLEGEIDVLIKTTRKAVAHEAGPAMCDVSEVVRDRMVFWAALAGDQNRPHRVNGAQLRIPAPVPRAELAAALDAVIGNVFRYTPQGTAFEVAVSRRDGYVAIRVDDAGPGIANPDRALRRGASDQGSTGLGLDIAKRVALQANGSVSIDRARLGGASVVMLLADPEATPRQVSRFGLVGRMARDARDTKASGRRWPRQRPTDE comes from the coding sequence ATGTGCAGTCTCGTCGCGCTCGCCTTCCTGATCCCGCTCGGGCTCAGCCTGCGGGAGCAGAGCAGGGACGAGGCGATCGCCGACGCGGCTCGGCGCAGCGCGTTGGTGACCGGCGCGCTCGCGGTGAGCACCGATCCGGCGGTCGTCGAGCGTGCCGTGGTGGCCAGCGCCGAGGGGGCCCCGACCCGTCCCGTGGTGCACGGGTTGGGGTTGGACGAGTCCGCCGGTCGGGCCGGCGGCGGCGACCTGGACCGCGCCCGAGCCGACAAGCGGTCGCTGGTGGTCGACGTCGACGGCGGCGTGGTGCGGCTCGACCCGGTGGTCCTCGGTGACCGGACGGCGGTGGTCGAGGTGTTCCTGCCGGATTCGACGTTGGGCGAGGGCGGCGGCACCTGGTTGCTCCTGTTCGCGGTCGGCGCGGCGATGGTCGGAGCGGCGGTGCTGGTCGTCGATCGGGTCGCCGCCCGCGCGGTGGACGCGACCCGGGGTCTGGTCAAGGCCGCGCTCTCCGTGGGCGACGGCGATGCGGGGGTACGCGTCGAGCCGACCGGTCCCCGCGAACTGGCCGAGGCCGGGTACGCCTTCAACCGGATGGCCGACCGCCTCGACGCGGCCCGCACCGACGAGCGGGAGCTGGTGGCCGACCTGTCGCACCGTCTGCGTACCCCGTTGACGGTGTTGCGGTTGGACGCGGAGGCGTTGGAGTCCGACGACACCAGCGTGGGTTCGTTCAGTCCGGCGGAGTTGGATCGGCTTCGCGGCATCCGGCGGATCCGGCAGGCGATCGTCACCCTGGAGGGTGAGATCGACGTGCTGATCAAGACCACCCGCAAGGCGGTGGCGCACGAGGCCGGGCCGGCGATGTGCGACGTCAGCGAGGTGGTCCGGGACCGGATGGTGTTCTGGGCGGCGCTGGCCGGCGACCAGAACCGGCCACACCGGGTGAACGGCGCACAGTTGCGCATCCCCGCCCCGGTGCCGCGGGCCGAGCTGGCCGCCGCGCTGGACGCGGTGATCGGAAACGTCTTCCGGTACACCCCGCAGGGCACCGCGTTCGAGGTGGCCGTGTCGCGGCGGGACGGGTACGTGGCGATCCGGGTCGACGACGCCGGACCGGGCATCGCCAACCCGGACCGGGCGCTGCGCCGGGGCGCCAGTGACCAGGGTTCGACCGGGCTCGGTCTGGACATCGCCAAGCGGGTGGCGTTGCAGGCCAACGGTTCGGTGAGCATCGACCGCGCGCGACTGGGCGGGGCCAGTGTGGTGATGCTGCTGGCCGATCCGGAGGCGACGCCCCGGCAGGTGAGCCGTTTCGGCCTGGTCGGTCGGATGGCCCGCGACGCCCGGGACACGAAGGCCAGCGGCCGTCGCTGGCCCCGCCAGCGCCCCACCGACGAGTGA